The Phoenix dactylifera cultivar Barhee BC4 chromosome 9, palm_55x_up_171113_PBpolish2nd_filt_p, whole genome shotgun sequence genome window below encodes:
- the LOC103703061 gene encoding uncharacterized protein LOC103703061 has translation MVLEEEQARYSSGSRGGGKKKNKQNKIPQRGLGVAQLEKLRIEEQQKNVASSSSSASQGMSLFPSQQPILPFLTAPNDPNPMLRPVVNPDPLLGHPETISTPASYFNNTLPQVLENSIAGSGNSGNGFLPMLWNTAEPSPLNAGALPRDFGFRTPPDAEWRSSGLLRRRQQQQVSPISVVNKALPPSSSGASLQMEPPSNQSYTSNYNLSSFWPEEERVVGMKRRWPFHLDGMPGHTSFPCKNPSFSSSHLKPNESMHDFIKSETKTTDFRGETSSSSICDIECKRFVDLDNSNKENGGAMDGGFLSLGLSPASCIPKLKQATLIQPPSVLDYPEFSFVPSQGSMSDAISSSQPPFYSFLPMGPNSCEKTLNEPRREALDGVDLNLKL, from the exons ATGGTGTTAGAAGAAGAGCAAGCGAGGTACAGCAGTGGCAGTAGAGGTGGTGGtaaaaagaagaataagcaGAACAAAATCCCTCAGCGAGGTCTCGGAGTTGCTCAGCTAGAGAAGCTACGGATAGAAGAGCAGCAAAAGAACGTCGCCTCTTCTTCCTCTAGTGCTTCACAAGGCATGAGCCTTTTCCCCTCACAGCAGCCCATCCTTCCCTTCCTGACGGCCCCAAATGATCCGAATCCAATGCTGAGGCCGGTGGTCAATCCTGATCCCCTGCTCGGGCATCCAGAAACTATTTCGACCCCAGCCAGCTACTTCAACAACACCCTGCCTCAAGTCTTGGAAAATTCCATTGCTGGTTCGGGGAATTCTGGGAATGGGTTCTTGCCCATGTTGTGGAACACAGCGGAGCCGAGCCCTCTCAATGCGGGGGCACTGCCTAGAGATTTCGGCTTTCGTACTCCGCCGGATGCTGAATGGCGGTCCTCTGGCCTTTTGCGGAGGAGGCAACAGCAGCAGGTCTCGCCTATTTCAGTG GTGAACAAGGCATTGCCGCCTTCATCGTCTGGAGCTAGTCTTCAGATGGAGCCCCCTTCAAACCAAAGTTATACCAGTAACTACAATTTGTCCTCCTTCTGGCCAGAGGAGGAGAGG GTGGTTGGCATGAAGCGGCGATGGCCCTTTCATCTCGACGGCATGCCTGGTCACACGTCCTTCCCCTGCAAAAATCCATCATTCTCGAGCTCACATCTAAAACCAAATGAATCTATGCACGACTTCATAAAATCCGAAACTAAAACAACAGATTTTAG AGGGGAAACTTCCAGTTCTAGCATATGTGACATTGAATGCAAAAGGTTTGTCGATCTTGACAATAGCAATAAAGAAAATGGTGGTGCCATGGATGGTGGTTTCCTCAGCTTAGGCCTTTCGCCGGCATCATGCATCCCAAAACTTAAGCAGGCAACTCTCATCCAACCCCCCAGTGTTCTAGATTATCCTGAATTCAGCTTTGTGCCCTCTCAA GGAAGCATGAGTGATGCCATCTCTTCATCGCAACCGCCCTTCTACAGTTTCTTGCCTATGGGACCAAACAGCTGTGAGAAAACTTTGAATGAACCTAGAAGGGAAGCACTGGATGGTGTTGATCTCAACTTGAAGCTGTAG
- the LOC103702712 gene encoding uncharacterized protein LOC103702712, with product MPYKKKKGGKPRQPPPRAPEQPLLRLPPNPTMLQDPPPQPQHQSQSPAREEEAATRPPPPPAPPQDVEDGGAREEEPQAAAASPPPPPDVAAPELPVPNPAPASRKPLGKRKKPLTEKQRAAVQQKAALLKENLRPFPFVPEKTLDLSKHEQLFRSLGLWDFAHVQVDREIRSDFLIALIAHYDPPNRRSFVNDVRFSVSRADLARALLLPVKKEKAGALEGGDSQQELFSREESVTAIMDFMSTYMLFQFQDDACILPAEVVTVTRMVKEGQSQKVDWAGLMWSFVEKELLEVPKSGDCYYASHLQCLMKHQQPGLFEDEAEPKYEPVPEPEHEIESEPKPEPSTEIPMEEEEVPMEEEEDDADDGVTRTRSLEDFSDAGHEKHGPGLSLGLGGDADVDVMDSFEECKEGDEEQWLPEERNEGVDHCLRRCSSSAGRGMEFENLTKEAGEARAEEGYVDDISAKFASLERLTSTDLLQAMDTVNVPYSLPVNTLDPSSGEFLAMRADGADAQKTMSLNHGPGSSFFFGNNGKRQIGEIDDDEDGDDEDIHQFAQNNHQKRMRSGGLWERAPSDFETCVEQVQSCMAKAKILFAEKEQACMNAQLELQYMHQMLQQKDQIIHSLEKTRVEEQQKWQLEAHRYEHELNVMAQLVFGYKKALRETRIAFAEYRKKFPQGDEPLYKDVGGTGGMVLSTRELERQRLQKEEEMRFAVAEMINNFQKDWLGKLDQYASFLAVLTKRIMELEGEIRLLKENFAAIKGSKTQALQGTCST from the coding sequence ATGCCttataagaagaagaaaggaggaaagCCCCGCCAACCCCCGCCGCGAGCCCCAGAACAACCACTCCTCCGTCTCCCCCCAAATCCTACCATGCTCCAAGATCCCCCTCCCCAGCCCCAACACCAATCCCAGTCTCCGGCCAGGGAAGAAGAAGCCGCCACacggcctccgccgccgccggcgcctCCGCAAGATGTAGAAGACGGAGGAGCAAGGGAAGAGGAGCCCCAGGCCGCGGCGGcctcccctcctccccctcccgacGTCGCCGCACCGGAGCTCCCGGTCCCTAACCCTGCTCCGGCCTCCCGGAAACCACTCGGCAAACGGAAGAAACCCTTGACGGAGAAGCAGCGGGCCGCGGTCCAGCAGAAGGCCGCCCTCCTCAAAGAGAATCTCCGCCCTTTCCCCTTCGTCCCCGAGAAAACCCTAGATCTGTCCAAGCACGAGCAGCTCTTCCGCTCCCTGGGGCTCTGGGACTTCGCCCACGTCCAGGTGGACCGCGAGATCCGCTCCGATTTCCTCATAGCTCTCATCGCCCACTACGATCCCCCTAACCGCAGGAGCTTCGTCAACGATGTCCGGTTCTCCGTCAGCCGTGCCGATCTTGCCCGGGCTCTGTTGCTCCCCGTCAAGAAGGAGAAAGCCGGTGCTTTGGAGGGCGGCGACTCCCAGCAGGAGCTTTTCTCGAGGGAGGAGTCGGTCACGGCCATAATGGACTTCATGTCGACCTATATGCTGTTCCAGTTCCAGGATGATGCGTGCATACTACCGGCGGAGGTCGTGACGGTGACCCGGATGGTGAAGGAGGGTCAGTCGCAGAAGGTGGATTGGGCGGGATTGATGTGGAGTTTCGTGGAGAAAGAGCTCTTGGAGGTGCCAAAATCTGGGGATTGCTACTATGCTTCGCACCTCCAGTGTTTGATGAAACACCAGCAGCCCGGGTTGTTTGAAGATGAAGCAGAACCCAAGTATGAGCCTGTCCCTGAGCCTGAGCATGAGATAGAGTCTGAGCCTAAGCCTGAGCCCTCCACTGAAATTCctatggaagaagaggaagtacctatggaagaagaggaagatgatGCAGATGATGGTGTAACAAGGACTCGAAGTTTAGAGGATTTTTCAGATGCCGGTCATGAGAAGCATGGGCCTGGGTTGAGTTTGGGACTTGGTGGGGATGCGGATGTGGATGTTATGGATAGTTTTGAAGAGTGTAAGGAGGGAGATGAGGAGCAGTGGCTTCCAGAGGAAAGGAATGAGGGTGTTGATCATTGCTTGCGTCGCTGCAGCTCGAGTGCTGGTCGGGGTATGGAGTTtgaaaatttgactaaagaagctGGGGAAGCGAGAGCGGAAGAAGgctatgttgatgatatatcTGCAAAGTTTGCTTCTTTGGAGAGACTAACTTCAACTGACCTACTCCAAGCAATGGACACGGTTAATGTTCCCTATAGTCTGCCTGTGAATACCCTTGACCCTTCTTCTGGAGAATTTTTGGCAATGAGAGCTGATGGAGCTGATGCTCAGAAGACCATGTCGCTAAACCATGGACCAGGCAGTTCTTTCTTCTTTGGGAATAATGGCAAAAGGCAAATTGGGGAGATTGATGATGATGAGGACGGCGATGATGAGGACATTCACCAGTTTGCCcaaaacaatcatcaaaagaggaTGAGAAGTGGTGGACTTTGGGAACGTGCACCATCGGATTTTGAGACATGCGTGGAACAAGTCCAGAGCTGTATGGCAAAGGCTAAAATTCTTTTTGCAGAGAAAGAGCAGGCTTGCATGAATGCCCAACTGGAGCTGCAGTACATGCACCAGATGCTTCAGCAGAAGGATCAGATCATCCACTCCTTGGAGAAGACAAGGGTGGAAGAGCAACAGAAGTGGCAGCTGGAGGCTCACCGATATGAGCATGAGCTCAACGTGATGGCCCAACTGGTTTTCGGTTATAAGAAGGCTTTGAGGGAAACCCGCATCGCATTTGCAGAGTATAGAAAGAAGTTTCCACAGGGCGATGAGCCTCTTTACAAAGATGTTGGTGGGACTGGTGGTATGGTTCTTAGTACTAGGGAGTTGGAAAGACAACGGCTGCAGAAAGAGGAGGAAATGCGTTTTGCTGTAGCTGAGAtgataaataattttcaaaaggaCTGGCTGGGTAAGCTTGACCAATATGCTTCATTTCTTGCAGTGTTGACTAAGAGGATTATGGAACTTGAAGGAGAAATCAGgcttctaaaagaaaattttgctgCAATTAAGGGTTCAAAGACCCAAGCCCTCCAAGGTACTTGCTCCACATGA
- the LOC103703132 gene encoding RING-H2 finger protein ATL17-like, producing the protein MSSHEGNTMEDQTGSCCSAVTTLVLVGIFLASCAVLFIIFFFSRSLLRSTWHERATAGLDRSAIRALPTFAYRRATYDQGSGTGAGKQGTSAECAVCISVVEDGEEVRLLPNCKHVFHVQCIDMWLHSHSTCPLCRSAAEPRKMAKKVGAAEVDLATTAV; encoded by the coding sequence ATGTCCAGCCACGAAGGGAACACCATGGAGGACCAAACGGGCAGCTGCTGCAGCGCGGTGACAACACTCGTTCTCGTCGGCATCTTCTTGGCTTCCTGCGCCGTTCTCtttatcatcttcttcttctcccgcagCTTGCTTCGGAGCACCTGGCACGAGCGCGCCACGGCCGGGCTTGATCGCTCCGCCATCCGCGCCCTGCCCACCTTCGCCTACCGAAGAGCCACCTATGATCAGGGCAGCGGCACCGGCGCCGGCAAACAGGGGACGTCGGCGGAGTGCGCGGTCTGCATCAGCGTGGTGGAGGACGGGGAGGAGGTGAGGTTGTTGCCGAACTGCAAGCATGTTTTCCATGTACAGTGCATCGACATGTGGTTGCACTCCCACTCCACCTGCCCCTTATGTCGGAGCGCCGCCGAGCCCAGGAAGATGGCCAAGAAGGTGGGAGCAGCCGAGGTCGACCTCGCGACCACCGCCGTCTGA